GCGAGAACCACTCGCCGGTGCGCCCGAAGCCGCCGATCACCTCGTCGGCCACCAGCAGCACGTCGTACTTGCGGCAGATCCGTTCGATCTCGGGCCAGTAGGCCGCGTCGGGAAAGATCACGCCACCCGCGCCCTGGAACGGCTCGCCGATGAACGCGGCCACGTTGTCGGCGCCGAGTTCGAGGATCTTCGCCTCCAGCTGCCGCGCGCGCTCGAGCGCGAACGCCTCGGGCGTCTGGTCGGCGCGCGCCTCGCCGAAGAAATACGGCTGGTCGATATGCACGACGTGCTCGACCTTCGACGGCATCTGCTCGTGCATGTAGTCCATGCCGCCGAGCGTGCCGCCCGCGATGGTCGAGCCGTGATAGCCGTTGCGCCGCGAGATCACGTATTTGCGCTCGGGCTGCCCCTGCGTGAGCCAGTACTGGTACACGACGCGCAGCACCGTGTCGTTGCCTTCCGAGCCGCTGTTGCAGTAGAAGAAACGGTTGAACGCGGGCGGCGCGATCTCGGCGAGCAGCGCCGACAGCTCGATCACGGGCGGATGCGTGGTCTTGAAGAAGGTGTTGTAGAACGGCAGCTCGCGCAGTTGCCGTGCGCCGGCCTCGATCAGTTCCTCGCGGCCGTAGCCGACGTTCACGCACCAGAGCCCGGCCATCCCGTCGATGATGCGGTTGCCGTCGGAATCGCGCAGGTGGACGCCGTGCGCGCCGGTGATCACGCGGCTGCCGGCGCGATTGAGCGCGCCCATGTCCGAGAACGGGTGCAGGTGGTGCGCGGCGTCGAGCGCGCGATACTCGGCCGTCGAGCGCGCCCCGGCCGCGGCCGGCGCGCGCTCGGCCTGGACGTAGGCCGATTCGCCGATTCGTTGCGTCATGATGGATCCTCCGTTGGGCGGCGCGAACGCCGCGGATTCGGGTTTCGTCACACGTGCAGCAGCAGATGGCGCCGCTCCCACGAACTGATCACGCGGAAGAACGCCTCGTATTCGGTTTCCTTCAGCGCCAGATACGCCTTCACGAACTTCTCGCCGAGGATCTCGGCGAGCGGCGTGGAGGCGGCCATCAGCGTGAGCCCTTCCTCGAGGTTGCGCGGCAGCTGGTACGGCAGGCTGTAGCCGTCGGCCGCGAGCGGCGCGGTCGGACTCAGGCCCTGGGTGATGCCGAGATAGCCGGCCGCGAGCGTGCCGGCCAGCGCCAGATACGGGTTGCAGTCCACGCCCGGGATGCGGTTCTCGATGCGCCGCGCGGCCGGCGCCGCGTGCGGAATCCGGAAGCCGACCGTGCGGTTGTCGTAGCCCCACTGCACGTTGATCGGCGCGGCCATGAAGCGCGACAGCCGCCGGTACGAGTTGATGTACGGCGCGAAGATCGGCATCAGCGCCGGCGTGTATTTTTGCAGGCCGGCCAGGTAGCTGCGGAACATGTCGGTCGATTCGCCCTGGGCGTCGACGAACAGGTTGCGCCCGCTCTCCACGTCGACGATGCTCTGGTGGATGTGCATCGCCGAGCCGGGCTCGTTCTCCATCGGCTTGGCCATGAAGGTCGCGTACATGTTGTGGCGCAGCGCGGCCTCGCGCA
The genomic region above belongs to Burkholderia plantarii and contains:
- a CDS encoding aspartate aminotransferase family protein, with protein sequence MTQRIGESAYVQAERAPAAAGARSTAEYRALDAAHHLHPFSDMGALNRAGSRVITGAHGVHLRDSDGNRIIDGMAGLWCVNVGYGREELIEAGARQLRELPFYNTFFKTTHPPVIELSALLAEIAPPAFNRFFYCNSGSEGNDTVLRVVYQYWLTQGQPERKYVISRRNGYHGSTIAGGTLGGMDYMHEQMPSKVEHVVHIDQPYFFGEARADQTPEAFALERARQLEAKILELGADNVAAFIGEPFQGAGGVIFPDAAYWPEIERICRKYDVLLVADEVIGGFGRTGEWFSHQHFGFTPDLMTLAKGLTSGYVPMGAVALSDRIADALVAHGEFNHGMTYSGHPVAAAVAVANLRVLREGGVVERVKTEIGPYFQRRLREALAGSPIVGEVAGAGLVAGIQLARDPAARRRFADGGEVGAICRDYCFNGNLIMRATGDRMLLSPPLVVTTQDVDEIVGKAAQAIASTARQIGAA